In a single window of the Raphanus sativus cultivar WK10039 chromosome 9, ASM80110v3, whole genome shotgun sequence genome:
- the LOC108825605 gene encoding PAP-specific phosphatase HAL2-like, which produces MEVESLATEMETAVRVVHLASSLCVKVQEKLRLPSSTNGGGDVKSKDDDSPVTVADWGVQAIVSWVLAEVFGSHNLSIIAEEDTESLTKSESVILLGAVSNAVNEALSEAHKYGLPKPDKPLGSDDILKAIGRCNSTGGPKGRHWVLDPVDGTLGFVRGDQYAVALALIEDGKVLLGVLGCPNYPVKKEGLSNGCNQTESGSVSKGCVMYAKRGSGQAWMQPLHPGGYPESARLLTASTVDDPVLATVCEPVERANSNHLFTAGLANSMGVRKQTMRVYSMVKYAAIACGDAEVFMKFAQSSYKEKIWDHAAGVVIVEEAGGVVTDAGGRKLDFSKGVYLEGLDRGIIACSNQVLHDKIIGAVYASWESSSL; this is translated from the exons ATGGAGGTGGAATCCTTAGCGACGGAGATGGAGACGGCGGTGCGTGTGGTGCACCTGGCTTCTTCTCTGTGTGTAAAAGTTCAGGAGAAGCTTCGTCTTCCTTCCTCCACTAACGGTGGCGGTGACGTTAAGTCCAAGGATGATGATTCCCCTGTCACCGTCGCAG ATTGGGGTGTTCAAGCGATTGTGAGCTGGGTTTTAGCTGAGGTTTTTGGTAGTCATAACCTTTCCATCATCGCTGAAGAGGACACTGAGTCTCTCACCAAGTCAGAGTCAGTAATCCTTTTGGGAGCTGTCTCCAACGCTGTCAATGAAGCCTTGTCTGAAGCTCACAAATACGGTCTTCCCAAGCCAGACAAACCCTTGGGATCGGATGACATTCTAAAGGCTATTGGTCGATGCAACTCCACTGGAGGTCCTAAGGGAAGACACTGGGTTCTTGATCCCGTCGATGGGACGTTAGGTTTTGTCCGTGGTGATCAGTACGCTGTTGCTTTGGCTCTGATTGAGGACGGTAAAGTCCTGTTGGGAGTGCTAGGATGTCCTAACTATCCGGTCAAAAAAGAGGGGTTAAGTAACGGTTGCAACCAAACTGAATCTGGCTCAGTATCGAAAGGGTGTGTCATGTACGCAAAGAGAGGCAGTGGTCAAGCTTGGATGCAACCGTTGCACCCTGGTGGGTATCCGGAATCTGCAAGGCTTCTTACGGCTTCAACAGTGGATGATCCGGTTTTAGCTACGGTTTGTGAGCCAGTGGAGAGAGCAAACTCTAATCACTTGTTCACCGCAGGACTTGCCAACAGCATGGGAGTTAG GAAACAGACTATGAGAGTGTACAGCATGGTGAAGTATGCGGCGATTGCATGTGGAGACGCTGAAGTGTTCATGAAATTTGCGCAGTCGAGTTACAAAGAGAAGATATGGGATCATGCAGCTGGAGTTGTGATTGTTGAAGAAGCTGGTGGTGTGGTTACTGACGCGGGCGGGAGAAAGTTAGACTTCTCAAAAGGAGTTTACTTGGAAGGTCTAGACAGAGGAATCATAGCGTGTTCTAATCAAGTTTTGCATGATAAGATTATAGGTGCTGTTTATGCTAGTTGGGAATCTTCTAGTCTCTGA
- the LOC108825646 gene encoding protein arginine N-methyltransferase PRMT10 has product MRSAYNGGGSMGGRPAGTGGGGKSSAPVVDKEVDYANYFCTYSFLYHQKDMLSDRVRMDAYFNAVFENKHHFAGKTVLDVGTGSGILAIWSAQAGARKVYAVEATSMADHARSLVKANNLEHVVEVIQGSVEDISLPEKVDVIISEWMGYFLLRESMFDSVICARDRWLKPTGVMYPSHARMWLAPIKSNMADRKKNDLDGAMADWDNFSDEIKTYYGVDMSVLTKPFAEEQEKYYIQTAMWNDLNPLQVIGTPAIVKEMDCLTATVSEIEEVRCNVTSVINGQNTRLCGFGGWFDVHFRGRKEDPAQQEIELTTAPSEQHCTHWGQQVFIMAKPINVEEGDNLNLGLVMSRSKENHRLMEVELECEIKEPSGNLKESFKKIYFIE; this is encoded by the exons ATGAGGAGCGCATACAACGGCGGCGGCTCAATGGGAGGACGCCCTGCCGGAACCGGCGGCGGCGGTAAATCGTCAGCACCAGTAGTAGACAAAGAAGTAGACTACGCTAATTACTTCTGCACATACTCGTTCCTCTACCACCAGAAAGACATGCTCTCCGACCGTGTCCGTATGGACGCTTACTTCAACGCCGTCTTCGAGAACAAACACCACTTTGCCGGCAAG ACGGTGTTGGACGTTGGAACAGGGAGTGGGATTCTTGCGATTTGGTCAGCTCAAGCTGGTGCTAGGAAAGTTTATGCCGTTGAAGCTACTTCCATGGCTGATCATGCTCGTTCTCTTGTCAAGGCTAACAATCTTGAACATGTTGTTGAGGTGATTCAAGGTTCTGTCGAAGATATCTCTTTGCCTGAGAAAg TTGATGTGATAATCTCGGAGTGGATGGGCTACTTCCTTCTGCGGGAGTCCATGTTTGATTCTGTGATTTGTGCTCGTGACCGTTGGTTAAAGCCCACCGGTGTCAT GTACCCAAGTCATGCTCGCATGTGGCTTGCACCTATCAAATCCAATATGGCAGATCGGAAGAAGAATGATTTGGATGGGGCCATGGCGGATTGGGATAACTTCTCTGATGAGATCAAAACCTACTACGGTGTTGATATGAGCgttttgactaaaccttttgCTGAAGAGCAAGAAAAGTATTACATACAG ACGGCTATGTGGAATGACTTGAACCCACTTCAAGTGATAGGCACACCCGCAATTGTCAAAGAGATGGATTGTTTGACAGCCACTGTCAGCGAAATCGAGGAGGTCAGATGTAATGTAACGTCAGTCATCAATGGACAGAACACAAGGCTGTGTGGTTTTGGTGGATGGTTTGATGTTCACTTCCGG GGGCGAAAAGAAGATCCTGCCCAGCAAGAGATCGAGTTGACAACAGCTCCAAGTGAACAGCATTGCACGCATTGGGGACAACAG GTTTTCATTATGGCCAAGCCTATAAATGTTGAAGAAGGTGATAATCTGAACCTTGGTTTGGTAATGAGCCGGTCAAAGGAAAACCACAGACTAATGGAGGTGGAGCTTGAATGTGAGATAAAAGAGCCTTCTGGCAACCTTAAGGAGTCTTTCAAGAAGATTTATTTCATAGAATGA
- the LOC108831404 gene encoding receptor-like protein kinase THESEUS 1, with the protein MVFIIITKPYLVLLLFFLSCYTPSALFTPPDNYLISCGASQNITFQGRTFVPDSPHSSLVLKTGNSSSLASPTSTTNQSLSIYQTARVFSGLASYRFKITSPGRHWIRLHFSPIKNSTWNLNSASITVVTDDFVLLNDFSFNNHNGSHIFKEYTVNVTSDLFTLTFIPSNDSVVFVNAIEVVSVPDSLIPDQALALNPSSPFTGLSHLAFETVYRLNMGGPLLTSENDTLGRQWENDAKYLHVNSSVLVVTANPSSIKYTASATQETAPNMVYATADTMGEANVATPNFNVTWVLPVEPEFRYFLRVHFCDVVSHAMNTLVFNLYVNDDLALGSLDLSTLTNGLNVPYFKDFISNASVESPRLLTVSVGPDSQADITNATMNGLEVLKISNEAKSLSGLSSVKSLLPGGSDSNKRTEVMIIGSAVGAFAAVLLVAVCCYCCLAASRKKRSTSPQEGGNGNGNGHPWLPLPLYGLSQTLTKSTASHKSNTASCISLASTHLGRVFMFQEIMDATNKFDESSLLGVGGFGRVYKGTLEDGTKVAVKRGNPRSEQGMAEFRTEIEMLSKLRHRHLVSLIGYCDERSEMILVYEYMANGPLRSHLYGAELPPLSWKQRLEICIGAARGLHYLHTGASQSIIHRDVKTTNILLDENLVAKVADFGLSKTGPSLDQTHVSTAVKGSFGYLDPEYFRRQQLTEKSDVYSFGVVLMEVLCCRPALNPVLPREQVNIAEWAMAWQKKGLLDQIMDSNLTGKVNPASLKKFGETAEKCLAEYGVDRPSMGDVLWNLEYALQLEETSSALMEADDNSTNHIPGIPMAPMEPFDNSMSMMERGGGGGNSGTGTDDDAEDATTSAVFSQLVHPRGR; encoded by the coding sequence ATGGTGTTCATCATCATTACAAAACCATATCTTGTCCTTCTTCTGTTCTTCCTCTCTTGCTATACTCCATCTGCTTTGTTTACTCCGCCAGATAACTATTTGATTTCTTGCGGCGCATCGCAAAACATAACCTTCCAAGGCAGAACCTTTGTTCCAGATTCCCCCCACTCATCTCTCGTCCTCAAAACCGGAAACTCCTCCTCCCTAGCATCACCAACATCTACCACCAACCAGTCTCTCTCGATCTACCAAACCGCTCGCGTTTTCTCCGGTTTAGCTTCGTACCGATTCAAAATCACCTCACCGGGTCGACATTGGATCCGTCTCCATTTCTCACCGATCAAGAACTCCACCTGGAACTTAAACTCCGCTTCAATCACAGTCGTAACAGACGACTTCGTCCTCCTGAACGACTTCTCATTCAACAACCACAACGGCTCTCACATCTTCAAAGAGTACACAGTCAACGTCACTTCAGATCTCTTCACCTTAACCTTCATCCCTTCCAACGACTCAGTAGTCTTCGTCAACGCGATCGAAGTCGTCTCCGTTCCGGACAGCCTCATCCCCGACCAAGCTCTGGCTCTAAACCCTTCCTCTCCATTCACCGGTCTCTCCCACCTCGCGTTCGAGACAGTCTACAGGCTAAACATGGGAGGACCGTTGCTGACTTCCGAGAACGACACTCTGGGGAGACAATGGGAGAACGACGCCAAGTATCTCCATGTCAACAGCTCTGTCCTCGTCGTAACGGCCAACCCTTCCTCCATCAAATACACTGCCTCCGCCACCCAGGAAACAGCTCCCAACATGGTCTACGCCACCGCCGACACCATGGGCGAAGCCAATGTTGCTACCCCAAACTTTAACGTCACTTGGGTTCTCCCCGTGGAGCCGGAGTTCAGGTACTTCCTTCGCGTTCACTTCTGCGACGTCGTGAGCCATGCTATGAACACGCTCGTCTTCAATCTATACGTTAACGACGATCTCGCTCTTGGAAGCCTTGATCTCTCGACGCTGACTAATGGTCTCAACGTTCCTTACTTTAAAGACTTTATCTCCAACGCTTCCGTGGAGTCTCCCCGTTTGTTGACCGTTAGCGTTGGGCCTGATTCTCAGGCTGACATCACCAACGCCACTATGAATGGTTTAGAGGTTTTGAAGATTAGTAACGAAGCTAAGAGCTTAAGCGGTTTGTCTTCCGTTAAGTCTCTCCTCCCTGGCGGATCAGATTCCAACAAGAGAACGGAAGTGATGATCATCGGTTCCGCGGTAGGTGCGTTTGCCGCGGTTCTGCTCGTCGCGGTTTGTTGCTACTGCTGTTTAGCTGCTTCGAGGAAGAAACGTTCGACGAGTCCTCAAGAAGGAGGTAACGGTAACGGTAACGGGCATCCGTGGTTGCCTTTGCCGTTATACGGACTATCTCAGACTCTCACCAAATCAACGGCTTCTCACAAGAGCAATACCGCGAGCTGCATCTCGTTGGCTTCGACTCACCTCGGCCGTGTCTTTATGTTTCAAGAAATCATGGACGCTACTAACAAGTTCGACGAGAGCTCCTTGCTCGGTGTCGGCGGGTTCGGGCGTGTCTACAAGGGGACGTTAGAGGACGGGACTAAAGTCGCGGTTAAACGAGGGAACCCGAGGTCGGAACAAGGCATGGCTGAGTTCAGAACGGAGATCGAAATGCTTTCCAAACTCAGACACAGACACCTTGTTTCACTCATCGGCTACTGCGACGAGAGGTCGGAGATGATTCTTGTCTACGAGTACATGGCGAATGGACCGCTGAGGAGTCATCTCTACGGAGCTGAGCTTCCTCCGCTGTCGTGGAAACAAAGACTAGAGATCTGCATCGGCGCGGCGAGAGGGCTGCATTACCTACACACCGGCGCGTCGCAGAGCATCATACACCGCGACGTGAAGACTACCAACATCTTGCTAGACGAGAATTTGGTCGCGAAGGTCGCGGACTTTGGTCTATCCAAAACCGGACCTTCGCTTGACCAAACTCATGTGAGCACTGCGGTTAAAGGAAGCTTCGGGTATCTCGACCCGGAGTACTTCAGGAGACAGCAGTTAACCGAGAAGTCAGATGTGTACTCGTTCGGGGTTGTTCTGATGGAAGTGCTTTGCTGTAGACCTGCTTTAAACCCGGTTTTGCCTAGGGAGCAAGTGAACATAGCTGAATGGGCCATGGCGTGGCAGAAGAAGGGTCTTCTCGATCAGATCATGGATAGTAACTTAACGGGGAAAGTGAACCCGGCGTCGCTTAAGAAGTTCGGTGAAACGGCTGAGAAGTGTTTGGCGGAGTACGGTGTTGATAGGCCGTCGATGGGAGATGTGTTGTGGAACTTGGAGTACGCGTTGCAGCTTGAAGAGACGTCTTCGGCTTTAATGGAGGCTGATGATAATAGTACGAACCATATTCCTGGGATACCGATGGCGCCAATGGAGCCGTTTGATAATAGTATGAGTATGAtggagagaggaggaggaggaggtaaCTCGGGGACAGGGACTGATGATGATGCGGAAGATGCGACTACTAGTGCTGTGTTTTCGCAGCTTGTTCATCCTCGTGGAAGGTAG
- the LOC108831406 gene encoding uncharacterized protein LOC108831406 isoform X1 codes for MEISKTLLLVISLVAATCFLQAKAAGVYCSNPYTRCYRKYIQCPGECPSTTAMNSKNKVCYADCDRPTCKSQCRSKLFNSLTYKFPHSILHISQVNESYVFFCIVRKPNCNRPGSACYDPRFIGGDGIVFYFHGKSNEEFSLVSDSDLQINGRFIGHRPAGRARDFTWIQALGFLFNSHKFSLEAAKSASWDNEVDHLKFTFDGQELSVPEATLYTWYSPNKDIKIERVTVRNSVIVTIKDKAEIMVNVVPVTKEEDRIHSYKVPSDDCFAHLEVQFKFFNLSPNVDGILGRTYKPDFQNPAKPGVAMPVVGGEDSFKTTSLLSNDCKTCIFSESHAEIDTVKSEIEYATLDCTRGASSGYGIVCRK; via the exons atggAGATCTCGAAAACCCTTTTGCTAGTTATTTCCCTTGTAGCTGCAACTTGTTTCTTGCAGGCCAAGGCAGCCGGAGTTTACTGTAGCAACCCTTACACACGATGTTACCGCAAGTACATTCAATGTCCAGGGGAATGTCCAAGCACAACCGCCATGAACTCCAAGAACAAAGTCTGCTACGCTGATTGCGATAGACCCACTTGCAAATCCCAATGCCGCAGTAAGCTTTTCAATTCCTTGACGTATAAGTTTCCACACTCTATTTTGCATATTTCTCAAGTAAATgaatcatatgtttttttttgtatagtgAGGAAACCAAATTGCAACAGACCAGGATCAGCTTGTTATGACCCGAGGTTCATTGGAGGAGACGGCATTGTGTTCTACTTCCATGGAAAGAGCAACGAAGAGTTCAGCCTCGTCTCTGACTCTGACCTACAGATCAATGGTAGGTTCATTGGTCACAGACCCGCTGGTCGTGCCAGAGACTTCACATGGATCCAAGCTCTCGGATTCCTCTTCAACTCCCACAAATTCTCTCTTGAAGCTGCTAAATCCGCCTCATGGGACAACGAAGTCGACCATCTCAAATTCACTTTCGATGGCCAAGAGTTATCTGTCCCAGAAGCAACTCTCTACACCTG gTACTCACCAAACAAGGACATCAAGATCGAGAGAGTGACTGTGAGAAACAGCGTGATCGTGACAATCAAAGACAAAGCTGAGATCATGGTCAATGTCGTTCCAGtgacaaaagaagaagacaggATCCACAGCTACAAAGTACCATCAGATGACTGTTTTGCACATCTCGAAGTTCAGTTCAAATTCTTCAACCTTTCACCAAACGTCGATGGAATCTTGGGACGTACCTACAAACCTGATTTCCAGAATCCAGCTAAGCCTGGAGTCGCAATGCCAGTGGTTGGTGGTGAAGACAGCTTCAAGACAACGTCTCTCCTCTCCAATGACTGCAAAACTTGCATTTTCTCTGAATCACATGCAGAGATTGATACCGTCAAGTCAGAGATTGAGTATGCAACTTTGGATTGTACTCGTGGAGCGTCTTCTGGATACGGCATCGTCTGCAGAAAGTAA
- the LOC108831406 gene encoding uncharacterized protein LOC108831406 isoform X2: protein MEISKTLLLVISLVAATCFLQAKAAGVYCSNPYTRCYRKYIQCPGECPSTTAMNSKNKVCYADCDRPTCKSQCRMRKPNCNRPGSACYDPRFIGGDGIVFYFHGKSNEEFSLVSDSDLQINGRFIGHRPAGRARDFTWIQALGFLFNSHKFSLEAAKSASWDNEVDHLKFTFDGQELSVPEATLYTWYSPNKDIKIERVTVRNSVIVTIKDKAEIMVNVVPVTKEEDRIHSYKVPSDDCFAHLEVQFKFFNLSPNVDGILGRTYKPDFQNPAKPGVAMPVVGGEDSFKTTSLLSNDCKTCIFSESHAEIDTVKSEIEYATLDCTRGASSGYGIVCRK from the exons atggAGATCTCGAAAACCCTTTTGCTAGTTATTTCCCTTGTAGCTGCAACTTGTTTCTTGCAGGCCAAGGCAGCCGGAGTTTACTGTAGCAACCCTTACACACGATGTTACCGCAAGTACATTCAATGTCCAGGGGAATGTCCAAGCACAACCGCCATGAACTCCAAGAACAAAGTCTGCTACGCTGATTGCGATAGACCCACTTGCAAATCCCAATGCCGCA tgAGGAAACCAAATTGCAACAGACCAGGATCAGCTTGTTATGACCCGAGGTTCATTGGAGGAGACGGCATTGTGTTCTACTTCCATGGAAAGAGCAACGAAGAGTTCAGCCTCGTCTCTGACTCTGACCTACAGATCAATGGTAGGTTCATTGGTCACAGACCCGCTGGTCGTGCCAGAGACTTCACATGGATCCAAGCTCTCGGATTCCTCTTCAACTCCCACAAATTCTCTCTTGAAGCTGCTAAATCCGCCTCATGGGACAACGAAGTCGACCATCTCAAATTCACTTTCGATGGCCAAGAGTTATCTGTCCCAGAAGCAACTCTCTACACCTG gTACTCACCAAACAAGGACATCAAGATCGAGAGAGTGACTGTGAGAAACAGCGTGATCGTGACAATCAAAGACAAAGCTGAGATCATGGTCAATGTCGTTCCAGtgacaaaagaagaagacaggATCCACAGCTACAAAGTACCATCAGATGACTGTTTTGCACATCTCGAAGTTCAGTTCAAATTCTTCAACCTTTCACCAAACGTCGATGGAATCTTGGGACGTACCTACAAACCTGATTTCCAGAATCCAGCTAAGCCTGGAGTCGCAATGCCAGTGGTTGGTGGTGAAGACAGCTTCAAGACAACGTCTCTCCTCTCCAATGACTGCAAAACTTGCATTTTCTCTGAATCACATGCAGAGATTGATACCGTCAAGTCAGAGATTGAGTATGCAACTTTGGATTGTACTCGTGGAGCGTCTTCTGGATACGGCATCGTCTGCAGAAAGTAA